In Dermacentor silvarum isolate Dsil-2018 chromosome 2, BIME_Dsil_1.4, whole genome shotgun sequence, the following proteins share a genomic window:
- the LOC119440945 gene encoding uncharacterized protein LOC119440945: protein MRRDNIFRPVSAGGLGLVHLYVRQLVPRFVFFRGCSHPLLRAFLQVNLVNVLPNLVISTNFASHPYLQGFMREVCLSVRFLAVRFSNEYLFSISRKNLYKDLIDMLFKPPLYRSLYIGLPGDDILTRVCKMPIPPHTKTFFFKVHTETLPVKTWLNRKGIFVSSINCRLCNVPETIEHCFIDCKDAILFWDVLQRTLKKDFDINAYTIRYLIQPQCNDVPFDMLLLMALHSLWKTRMLDRNSEPIVSSRSH from the coding sequence atgaggcgtgacaatattttcagaccggttagtgcaggcggtcttggcctggttcacctttatgttagacaattagtGCCTCGTTTCGTCTTTTTTCGAGGCTGTTCTCATCCATTACTTcgggcattcttgcaagttaatctcgtcaacgttttaccaaatttagtaatttcgacaaattttgcttcacatccatatttgcagggattcatgcgtgaagtgtgcctctcagtgcgttttcttgcagtgaggttctcaaatgagtacttattctctatctcaaggaaaaatctgtataaagatctaattgatatgctttttaaacctccgttataccgatcgctgtacatcggcttacctggagatgacatccttacacgggtctgtaaaatgcctattcctcctcacactaaaacattcttcttcaaagtgcacactgaaacgttacctgttaaaacctggttaaataggaaaggaatctttgtatcttcgataaactgtcgtctctgtaatgtcccggaaaccatagaacactgttttattgattgcaaggatgccatattgttttgggacgttctccaaaggactttaaaaaaggattttgatataaatgcttatacaatacgatatctgatacaACCTCAATGTAAcgatgtgccttttgatatgctcctgcttatggcgttgcacagtttatggaaaactcgcatgctagatcggaattcagaaccaattgtatcttcgagatcacat